GTAGTCACACTATTTAGTTCGTCTTGAACTTTATCTAAACGTAAAAGCATAGTTTCTAATCCTAGAACATACTCGTACTTTGATTTTAACTCTTTTTGTTTTTCTAGTGCGTTAGTATGAGCTGTTTCATCATAGATAAAAGTACTTATCTTTTCTAGTTCACTTTTGTTTTTAAGTCCATGAGCTTTTACTTTTTCAAAGTGTTCTTCTTCTTTTACTAGGTCACGTTTTTTACTCTCTATTAGATTTACACTCTTTGAGGTAGTAAAGTACTCATGATTTGTACTCTCATAACTTTTTTGTACTTCTTCTTTTTGTTTCTTTAAAGCTTCAAGTTCTTCTTTATGTTTTTGTATCTTTTCGTTTTTCGTTTGTTTTACTATATCTTCTAGACTTTCAAGTACATTATCATACTCATCTAGTAGTGGTCTTGTACATGTAGGACAGTTTGATTCACGTCCTAGGTCTTTTATCTTTTTTATTTTTGTATTTACATCTGCTATTAGTTTATCTTCACCTGCTATAGTTTTTTCTATACTCTTTTCTTCTTGTATTTTTAGCTCTAGCTTTTGTTTATACTCTACTATATACTTTTCTAGTTCTTTTTCTTTTTCTATTAGTGTTTTATGCTCTTTAGTTTGCTCTTTTAACTCAACAATAGATTCTTTTGATTTAGTATATTGTTCTCTTAAACTTATCTGCTCAGTTATTAAACCTTCTTTTCTTATATGGTGTTCTTTTAACTTCTCTTGTTCTTTTATACTATCATGTACTTTTACATACTCTTGTTTAATGCTTTCTAAGCCTTTTAGTTCATTTTGTTTTAGCTTTAGAGTATTTACATCATCACTTAGTTTTGCTTGATTTCTTATATGTGAGTTTATACTAGTTTTTAATATCTCACATTGTGAAGCGTGATTTAGTTTTTGCTCTTTTGTTTTTAAGAAAATTGCTAGTTCTTTTTGTATCTCTACTTCTAATAGTTTAGATTGATTTATTTCTTTTGTTTTTATATCTACTTGATTTTGTAATTGTGTTGTTTGTTCTTTATACTCTACTATATGCGATTTCTTAACTTCTACATCTTCACTTGAAAGTAAAACCTCATCAAAAGCCTTTATTTCTCGATTTAGTTGTCTACTTTTTTCTATTAGCTCTTTTTCTACAAAATCTATCTTTTCAAGTCCTAGAAGTTTTCTAATCATCTTCTTTCTATCTTCTGGCTTTTGATTACTTAAAGAGGTTAACTCTTTTTGTGAAGCAAACAGTGTATGTAAAAATGCATCCTTACTCATACGTGTTAGTTTTACAATTGAAATTGTTACTTCTTTTGCTCCTGTAGTTATAAGTTCATTGTTTTTATAAAACTTTGCATTTGCACTTAAAGCCTTTCCTCTAAACTCTCTACTTACTTTATACTCAACACTGTCAAACTCAAACTCTAGTTCTACAATTACAGCTTCTTTAGTACTAGCATTTGCATTTCGTATTACTTCTTTATAGCCTTTGTTTTTAAGCTCACCATATAGTGCAAATAGTATTGCTTCAAATATAGTAGACTTTCCACTACCATTTTTTCCTATGATTCCTACAAGGCCCTCTTTAAACTCTATTGAGTAAGAAGTATATCTTTTGAAATTTTCTAGAGTTAGTTTAGTTAGTATCATTAGTACTTTCCTCATATAAAGAAAACAACTCTTGCACTTTGTTTTTTAATCTATCATATTCTTCTTTTTTACTATCATCTTGTATATGCTCTAAGAAATACTCTTCTAAACTTAAAGCTTCTATATCTTCTACTTTAGAATCACTAGAGCTGTTTTTAAACTCTCTTTTTATATTTACACTCATGGCATCTGGAAATAGTTCTTTTATACTAGAGTTTTGTATGTCTATTGATTGAAGTGAGCTTAGGTTTGTTAGTTTCACATCTACAATAGCATTTAGAGTATCACTAGAGTCAATATTTTGTATTGACTGCTCATAATCACTACAATCAATTTCTTTTACTCTTATAGGTCTTATATTAATTTGTTTATACTCTACATGTAAGGTATTTAATAAATCATCTTCAATATCAAGAACTACAAAACCTTTTTCATTTCTTTTATCGTTTAAACTAGTTCGCTCTAAGCTACCACTATAAAAAACATTTTCGTACTTTTCTTTTGTACCTTTTATACTTACTGCTCCAAAACCATGCCAGTGACCAAGTGCAACATAATCCATCTTTTCAAAGATATATTCTTTATCGCTTGGATATACCCACTCTCCATACTCATTCATAAGATACCAAGCACCAACAGTACAATGCATCATCATAATATTTTTTTTACGAGTATCGATACTACTTTCACATAGTTCTATTTGATCTAGTGCAATACTGTCATCATTCATATGTGGTAGTGTATGAAACACTACATCATCAAACTCTATTTTTTTATATTCTTGAGAGTATGAAGCATATACATTTTTAAAGTTTTCAAATATCTTCAAAATTGGTGAGCTTAGATTTGTACGTGGAGTTGAGTGATTACCTGCTATTAGTATAAAAGGTATATCTAAGTTATCTATTATTTTAAACTGTTCAAGTGCAAAAGTAATAGCTCTATTACTTGGAGAACTTCTATGAAATAAATCACCTGTGTGAATTATGAAATCAGGTTTAATTTTTATGATTTGATTTACTACTTGAGTAAAGGCATCATAAAAGTCTGCTTCTCTTTGGTTTATATTATTTTCATCTAAAATATCAAGATCGTTATATCCTAAGTGGGTATCACTAAAATGAAGAATTTTCAAGTTTTTCCTTTTCCAGCTTTTCTCTTTCTATTTTTTCTCTTTTTCTTTGCTTTTTATCATTTATCTTTTCTAAAAGTGCTGAGGTAAAAATACTTCCAGGAATTGCATAAAAAGCAATACCTAAAAAGCTTACAAAAGTTGTAAGTATTCTTCCCATAAGTGTAATAGGATACATATCTCCATATCCAACTGTTGTAAAAGTAATAACTGTCCACCACATAGTCGTACCCATACTTATGAAAACTTCAGGCTGTGCATCTTTTTCAAAATAATAAACTAAAGGTGTAATAGTAATAAGTAATACGATAAGAGTAATAGCTATAAAAATAAATTCTTCTTTTTTTTCTTTTACTATTGATACAACTAAACCATCGAACTCAGCAAATTTTGTCAATCTAAATAGTTTAAAGATACGAAGAATACGTAAAGCTCTTAAGAAACCAAAGTCAAGATTAAATAAAGATAGATAAAAAGGAAGAATTGCTATTAAATCAATTAGCATCATAGGTCTAGTCATATATTTAAATCTATTTATTCTTGCATTAAAACCAAGAGCATAAACTCTTGCAAGATATTCAAGAGTAAAAAGCATTACATTTGTAAAGTTTATTATTGAAAAAATATCATAATACTCTAATAAGGATTTTTCAGTTTGTAAAAACATGACAATAATACTTATAAAAATATTTGTAAATATCAAAATTTGAATTAACATTCCATACTTATGCCTACGGGGATATTCAAATATCGTGTGTAGTTGTTTTTTTAGATTCATATATTCTCTTTTATTGTAATTATTAATTATATAATAATCTTATAAAAACAAATATATATTATACAAAACTATAAAAACATTTAATAATATAAAAGCTTTTTTATTAAATATTGAGCTAAAAGATAAAAGTACAAAAATAATAAACAACTCAAATGTAATTCCAACCTCAAAGGTATAAAACTCATATGATAAAAAAGAGAGTAAATATTTATCAAAAATATGTGCAAAACTAAATATATGAGCAAAAAGTTCAAGTGGATAAAAAAAAGTAAAAACAATAGTCATAAAAGGAGAGTACAGTTGTTCATAGGTAGTAGTTTCAAAAAAGTAGTGAACAATTGGGTTCATCGCAAAATATATCCAAAAATTAAAAAATAAAAGCTGCAAGACTTTACTTTTCAAATCTTTAAAATACTTAATAAATAAAAATATATAAAATACTCCAAACATAGAAAACCATAAAGATAAAGAAAATATAAATTTTGGGAAAATTGATATTATTATTAAAAAAGCAAAAAATAAATTTGTAAAAGTGATTAGTTTTATCTTCGATCGAAGTAAATATATTCCTAAATATAACATTACAAAAGCCCTTAAAAGTGAAGCTACGACATTTGTAAGAAGCAAATATGAAAATAAAAATACAAGTGCAATTAAAAGCAAATCATATTTTTTATTTCTATATGGGAAATATCTTGTATGAAAAAAACTATAAGGAAAATAGAAAATCCAATAAATCAAAAAAGATAAAACAGCCAAGTGAAAACCAGATAAAGCAACTAAATGACTAATGCCATAATTTGTAAAAACTTCTCTTGTTTGTGTAGATAAAGGAATTGCTAAAAACAGTGCTTCAAATACTTCACTAATTTGAGTATTTTGATGATTAGCTCTTATTTTTTCTATAATTTTATCTTTGAAGCTTGTCTTTTTTGTAAGCTTATCAAAATATATTGTATTAGTATAAAAGCCTTTTAAGTATTTAATAAAATCGATTTTTTCTGTAATTATTGCAATATTTAATAAATCACGTTTTTTTATATCATGAGATTTAGGAAAAGATGTGAAAAAATCAAAATTCTTTGATTTTAATTTTAATACATCATATTTTTCTTTTTTATAAATATTTATAACTTCAACTTTTGTTTCATAAACCTCCTCGTATACTAACTCTTGATACTTAGTATATTCAATAGAAAGGCTTATACAAAAAATCATAAATAACAATAATATAAATTTTAAGTTTATAGACTCAAGCTGTTTTTTATTTAAAATAATCATATAAATTATTATAGTGAGTTTTATATATGTTATACTAATTTGATAACTTTATTATTTATAAAAGGAGCCATAATGAGCGAGAAATTAGTCTTAGGTCCTTTATTATCAGTAGAAGATGATAATAAATATATTGTCTGTTTTTTAAGTAAAACTAATCTTGATTATTCTGTTATATTTAATAACACAATAGTAAAAGCTACAAAATTTGCAAATTTAAATAGTGGATATTTTTATAGAGCAGAATATAATATAAAACAATCAAAAAATTCTAGAATAATCAAATATCAAATACAAAATGAAAAAGGTATTCTAGAAGATTTTAATAAGCGTGATTTTTGGGAGTTTTATATTCCAGCAAAAGATGAAAAACCAAAGTTTGCTTATGGGTCTTGTAATGGTTTTTCAAGTCCTGACCTTCTTGCAAAAATTGATGTTCCATATAAATTATGGGAAAAACTAGAAATTGCTCATAAACAAGAGCCCTTTTCTGTTCTTATAATGGGTGGTGATCAAGTTTATGCAGATGAATTATGGTCAAAAGTTTTAGAACTTGAAAAATGGTCAAAACTTAAGATGAGTGAGAAAGTAAAAAGAAACGCTTCTAAAACTATGATTAGGCAGTTAAATGATTTTTATGAAAAACTCTATATAAAAAAATGGAGTGATAAATCAATGTCCTTAGCACTTGCATCTATTCCAACAGTTATGATGTGGGATGACCATGACATATTTGATGGTTGGGGTTCATACCCTGAAGAACTACAAACATGCAATGTATACAATAATATTTTTAATGTTGCAAAAAAGTATTTTGAAATATTCCAAATTAGAACAATTAAAAATCATACCCTACTTTCTAAAAAAAGAGACCATTTTTCTTTTGCACTAAAATTTAGAAACTATCATATTTTAGGACTTGATAATAGAGCTCAAAGAAGTATATATTCTGTAATGGGAAATGAGCAATGGAAAGATATAAACAATTATCTTGATGAAAATGCTTTGAATGATAACTTACTTGTATTATCAGCTGTTCCTGTTGTTTATAGAGATTTTTCTTGTACTGAAGATTTAGTTGATTTTACATCATGGCAAGAAGAGTTAACAGATGATTTAAAAGATCACTGGAGAGCAAAAGAGCATCAAGGTGAGAGAATGCGACTTATTATGCGTTTATTTATGAATATACAAAAAAGAAAATCAAATAAAAAAAATACAAGAACAGTGATTTTATCAGGTGATGTTCATGTAGGTTCTTTGGGAGTTATTAATGATCATGAAAATAAAGATAAAATTCATCAAGTAGTATCTTCAGGTATTGTACACACACCTCCTTCATATATTGAATGGTTAGGAATTTGTGCTGTTACAAATGATAGAAATGAGTTTTTAAATGAAGATAAAACCATTGAGACTTCAATGCTAACACCAATTGGTTCAGCTAAGTATCTAAGAGTTAGAAATTTTGTAACATTAAATGAAGGAACAGATGAAAAGTTATGGATAAATTGGGTTTGTGATAATAAAGACAAACCTTGTTATGCCTTAAATTAAATAAAATATTTGTTTTTATTAAAATATAAAGTTATAATTTAAAAAAGATAGTATAAGGATTAACATGAAATCTAAAATAGAAAATATACTTAAAAAAAGTATCATAAAATTGAATAATTTAAATAAGAGTGATATTTATTATATAACTGGCGTTGTAAGTGTTTTAACAGCTTTTATAGGTACTTTTGCATTTGTATTTGGAAATATTATATTGTTGTCTTTATCACCATTAATACTATTAACATCTTATCATTGTAATTTTTTAATGGAAAATAAAATTTAAAGTTAAAAGAAAAAAGCCTAAGCTTTTTTCTTCCAAATTGACATTTGAGAAACTGAATGTTGATACTTTCTATTTGTTTCTTTAATTACAAAAGGAACATCAATAGTTTCTTGTAATTCAAAATCTTGAAGTTCAGTTTTTAAAGTTTCTAGCGTTGAAACTTCTTTATTGTCTTTAATATATCCACCTAACCAGTTCTCTTTTGGTGTATACTCTTCAAGCCATGTATATGGGCTTAATAAAACTAATAAACCATTATCATTTACTCTTGAAGGAATATCATCAATAAACTTTTGTGGATAATATAATCTATCTATTAAGTTTGAACAAAAAATCAAATCATATCCAGTATAAATATCTTTTAAATTACAGGCATCACCTTGCATAAAAGATACTTTTTCTTGAGTTTCTTCTAAACCAAAATCTTTTAATGATACTGTTTTTTCAGTTGAGATATCACCTTCATTTTTTACTCTAAAAGTTAATGAATCATATTTCATAAGTTTAACGCCAACGTTTATAAAGTTTGCAGAAAAATCAATTCCTGTTACTTCATCAAAAGTTTTTGCTAATTCAAAAGTACTTCGTCCTACTGAACAACCTAAGTCTAATGCTTTATTCGTTTTATTTTTTTCTAAATAAGGTTTTAATAATTCAACTGAGTTTACACAGAAGTTTTTAACTCCAAAGTTTTCTTCACCATAATGGAACTCACAATATTGAGCTATTGAGTCATCTGTTTCATAAACATTGTCATTTAATTTTGTTCTATATTCGTTATCTGATTTCACGTATCTAAATCCTGCATGTTGGAAGAAATGCTTTCTAAAAGCATATCTAGCTTCTCTTAAGATCTCATTTCCTAAAGAAATAAAAGATCCACCTTTCATAAGTGCGTGTCTATCATCGAATGTTGGAGTTGTAAAGTCATCATATATTGGATGTACTTTAAAATCATCAAATGGATAAGTAGGAGTTAAACTCCACTGCCATACATTTCCTCTAACATCGTAGAATTCATCAAACTTATACTTATCAACAGGACTTTGATTAAATTGTTTTAATCCAATATTTGCGTCTTTTTGTCCTGCATTAACATAATCATATAATCTATAATATTCATCTTCACTTGGAAGTCTTACTTCATATCCTAATTTTGCACTTTTAAATTTACAAAAAGCTTCTGCTTCATAAACATTTATATCAACTGGATAATTTAAAGGTAAAGCAATTACTCTATTTATTTCTCTCAAGAAATATTTTCCGTCAACCTTACTCCAAAAAACAGGATGCTTAGCTTGTGTAAAGTCTAACCATTCTTTTCCTTCTTTTGTAAACATTTCAGGTTTACTGTATCCACCATCTTTTACAAACTCTAAAAACTCTCCATTTGATACTAAATACTTAGAAGCTTTAAAATCTTTTATATATGCTTTGTGGAATGAAAATTCATTATCCCAACCATAGTAAATAGGGTTTTCTCTATTTTTTTCTATTACAACCTCACCTGCTTTTACATCAAGTAATTCATTTTGAGGGAAAGTTTGACTCTCTTCATTTACATATTCAAAAATTTCATTTTCTATTAATCTTTTATTATCAAGTTCTCGAAGTAAAACAGATGATGTTTCTATGTGAATATTTTCATGTTCAATTCCCATTAAAATTATCCACATAGGACTTTCCCAGTTAATTGGCATTGTAAAAGGAATTGTATCAATTAATTCTAAAACCATCTCTTTTACTTGCTGTCTATACTTTTTTGTTTCTTCAATAGTTGGCCAAGCATAATGTTTTGATTCTAAATCATCCCATGACATTTCATCAACGCCAATTGCAAAAATTGATTCAAAATCTTTGTTTACTCTATTTTTTAAAATATTTGCTAATGTTAATTTATTTACAAAAAATGTTGCAGTATGTCCAAAATAAAAAATTAGGGGATGTCTTAAACTATTTGGTTGTTTATATATACATTTTTCATCTTTTAATAAATCAAATAGTTTTTCGTCTAGTGCGTATGTTTGAAGAAAATATTCTTTAATTTCTTCTCTTTTTTCCTCGATTGTTCCTGTAGTTAAATTTATGGTATTTTTTATGTAATCCATTCTTTTCCTTATTAGAAATTGTAAATATTATATTATGTTTAAATTATATTAAAATTAATTATCTAGATAATCTAATCTTGCTATTTTATCGACTTTTATAAACTCTTTGTACAAACTATTTAGTTGTTTAGTCTCATTCTCATCCAAAAATGACAAATGATTTTTTAATCTAATTGATATAGCACTTGTATCTTCTTGTAAAAAACATTTCGCAATATAGTTTTCAATTAAAAGCATTCCTAGTCTTTTTATAGAATTTGTTTTATCTAAAATAAAAATTGCTTCATTTGTAATAGTAACAACTTCTTTGTATAACTTTTCATCTTCATTACTATTTAACATTTTTGATAAAATATTTAAAGCTTGATTATGTAAAACTATTGGCATTTCATCTCTGTCACCAACTGATTGCTTTAAAAATACTCCAAGTTTACCAATACTAATAGACTTATCAATAATATCAAAGTTTTGTGTACTAGATGTTAAATATTTAAATCTATAAGAAATTGCCATATTTACAAAAGTTGCTCCATATTCAAAAGCACCTAAAGTTGGTATTGCTAAACATTTTTTAAAATTTTCTATTGATAAATCATAATCTTCATTCCACTCTGCATAATTTGCTTTTATATTGTAGTAATGCCATAACCAAAGAGGTTCATTATCATCATTATGTGAAAAAATCAACTCTTTTAAATTTTCAAGTGCTTTTAAACCCTCTTCTTTTAATTCATCTTTTCTTTGACTTACAACTATCCAGGCTTTTCTTTGAAAGTATCTAATTTCAGTATCACTTGGTTTACTATTTTTTCCTAAATTTAACTTTAAAGGTAAACTATCATAAGCTTTTTCAAATTGTCCCATTCTTTCATGTAATGAGCAAATTGTAACTGAGTATTTATTTGGATTAATTTCATATAAATACTTACATATTAAAACAGCTTGCTGGTAATATCCATTTCTTTCAAATAAGAAAACTAGTTTATTTAGAGCCTCAATTGAAAGTTTTCTATAAAAAGAACTATTTGTTTTTTCAAAAGACTCCAAAGATGAAGAATCAAACATCTCTCCTGCAATATTAAACCAATAATCTTCTATCAATTCATATTGTTGCTTTTTATCAATTGTTTCAATAAATTTTTCTAGTATTGATATTGTTCTTTTTTCATCTAAAACAATATCTTTTACATAATAATATAAAATTAATAGTGAAATAGGATTATCAAAATATGAAATACAATCTTCAATATGATTTCTTAAGTAATATGATAATCTTTTTTCTTCATCTTCTAAATCTTTAAAGTTTGATTGTTTTGTAAAGTAAATTTGCTGTGATTTTTCTTGAGAAATAAAATTAAAATCATCAAAACTTCTATTTATAAAATTTTGAAAACCTGATATTAATTGTTCTTTTGAACCTTTTTGGTCTTCAAAAAAGTTTCTACCACAGTATTCAAATAACTCTAATGAAATAAAAACACTTTTATTCTGAGTATTTAAAAGCTTTGTTGAACTAAGCTGCATTAATGAGAATAACTTTTGTTCTTTACTTGAAAGAATAAAACTTATATCACCTTTATTTGTTTGTTTTTTTGTTTTAATTACTTCAATATTTAAAACATCAAAGGCTTCAAGCTTTTTTTCAATACTTTTTATTTGGTCATTTCTAATAAATAAATTTATTGTATAAAATCTATTTATTAAGGTTTTAAGTAAAAGTCTATTTATCCAATGTTCTTCATCTTCTAAATCAAAGTTGTATAAATTTATAATAGTTTTTTTATCATAAATTGAAAAACCTAATTTTAATCTTTTTAATTTTCTAATGTCCTTATTAAACCATGAAGATAAATTGTTTTTAAACTCATTTCCTTCTGCATCTAAAAGTGAAGGCATCATCATTAAACCAAAAAAGAAAATCAATACGAAACTTAAAGAAACAGTATCATTTATCTGCCAATCAAAAGGCAAGCTGAAAATCACTTTTTTTAATAAATCCTCATAAATAGAGGCAGAAATCAAAGCAAACATGATTACAAGTACTGAAATTATTGAAATAAATGCAGTTGAAAATCTTTTTTTAAAAAAATAAAGAAAAGAGTTTCCTCGAAGTTCATTTAAATCATTTTCAAATGTTTCTAAAGAATCACCTTCACAAAAAGTAATATGTATTTCATTTTGTTCTTTTGAAATGATTTTGTCGCTTTTTGATTTTCTTTTTGTTTCACAAAGTTTTGAAGTATAAATATTACAACTATTTTGACTTGACAGAATCAACTCCTTGCTTTGCAAACTTATTTTGAACAGGATCACTAAAAGTATATGTTCCTTGTTTTACTTCAAAAGGATAATTTTCTAAACAACTTGAATATTTTGTTTTAAACTCTTCATTATATGAAGGAAAAGCATTTGTTAAAATATCAATATATTTAGCAGGAATAAAACAATTTTCATCACCTTTTTTTGCTATTTTATCTTCTTTTGTAGTCATAAAAGCGATTATATCTTCATCCAATTCTATATTGGCATTTGAAGCTTTTATTGTAATACAAGTATAATTTTTTTCTCTAAGTTTTAATAACTCTAACTCTTCATCTGTAATTTTGATAATGACACCATTTGTAGAAGTATTTGAGTTTTTTTGTAAATTTAAAAAAACACCATTTACATCTAGTCCATCAAATTGAATATTTTCAATCGAATTCCAAACTTTTTCAAAACCATTTATATTTACAGGAAGTAAATCTTCTTGTTTTAAAACTCTTTTAAAAGATTTCTGAGCACTTAATAAATTGATTAAAGAACCATATCCAAAAAGATACATAACTAAACTAACTTCTCTTTTGAAATCACAATTCCATCAGGATCAACATATACATAGTCACCCTCTTTAATATCTACACCATCAATATTTAAAGGTTCATTTATTTTTCCTTCTTGAACTGGAATATACTTTTTAGGACAAGTTCCAATAGCTAACAGTCCAACTTCAAACTCTTTAGTTGTAACAGTATCTCTTACATATCCGTTTACAATAATTCCTTCATAGTTATTATCACTTGCAAATTTCATTAAATTGTCACCAACAACTGCGTAATATTTTTTATCAACGTCTACAACTACAACTTTACCTTTTCCATCTTTATCTTTTAAAAGTACTGCTAAATCTTTATTATTTTTGTCTAATTTAACTGTAATTGCAGTACCTCTAAACTTTACACTTCCTCCATATGATTTAAAATCAGGCCCTAAAACTTCTGTTTTATCACTAAAATCATCACATAAATCTGCTGTAAAAAATCCCATATTAATCCTTGTTATTATAATCTTTAAAATAAGTTATAATTATCTCATTTTACTATTAATCTATTCTTATTAAATCACATTGATTACACAAAAAAGATATAATATCTTTTTAGAAAAAGGAATCTTCATGCAAAATATCTATAAATCCATTTTATTTTTACTATTTTTATTTTTAATAACAGGTTGTAGTTCAAAAAAATTAACTATAAAATCACTTCATCCTTCAAAAATACCAAATGAAAAAATACATTCAATATATATAGAAGATTTTGTAAATGACAATTTATATCAAAGTTTAAAAATTCAAAATAAATTAGCAAACAAAAATATAAATGGAAAGAACGTTTTTAAAGTATTAAATAATTACAATAAAACGGATGCAAGAGTAGAAGGTATAGTTGATTCAAGTTTAAATTATTATACTTATTATGAAGAAGAAATCGATTATAGAAGATGTAGATCATATAGATATGAAGGAAAGAAAGGTAAAAAAGGAAAAAGAAAGTGTATGGAGTATCATGTTCGCTTAATTCCTTGCGAAAATAGAGTTTATAATGTTCAAACAAATATTAAAGTTTTAAAAGACTCTACAAGTGAAATACTTTTTGCAAAAACTTATAATAGATCAAGAAGTATAAGAGAATGTTTTAGACACCACTATTATGCTTATCATACAATTCCTAGAAATAAAAGAGAGATAAATACAAAACTTGCAGACTTAATTGCAAGTGATTTTTTAGATGATATTTCTCCTCATTATGTGTACTTTGATATAAATATGATTGAAGAGTTAAATGAAAAAAATCTAATTTTTACAGATAATCAAAGTAAAAGATTTGAGAAAGTTACTGAATTAATGGAAAATAGAAATTTAGAATTATCTTTAAGTGAACTAGAAAAACTTAATCAAGAATTTAATTACAAAAGTTATGAAGTTCTTTATAATATGGGATTAATTTATGAAGCAAATGCAAACTTATTTCAAGCAAATAAACT
This sequence is a window from Poseidonibacter parvus. Protein-coding genes within it:
- a CDS encoding gamma-glutamylcyclotransferase gives rise to the protein MYLFGYGSLINLLSAQKSFKRVLKQEDLLPVNINGFEKVWNSIENIQFDGLDVNGVFLNLQKNSNTSTNGVIIKITDEELELLKLREKNYTCITIKASNANIELDEDIIAFMTTKEDKIAKKGDENCFIPAKYIDILTNAFPSYNEEFKTKYSSCLENYPFEVKQGTYTFSDPVQNKFAKQGVDSVKSK
- the ovoA gene encoding 5-histidylcysteine sulfoxide synthase, with the protein product MDYIKNTINLTTGTIEEKREEIKEYFLQTYALDEKLFDLLKDEKCIYKQPNSLRHPLIFYFGHTATFFVNKLTLANILKNRVNKDFESIFAIGVDEMSWDDLESKHYAWPTIEETKKYRQQVKEMVLELIDTIPFTMPINWESPMWIILMGIEHENIHIETSSVLLRELDNKRLIENEIFEYVNEESQTFPQNELLDVKAGEVVIEKNRENPIYYGWDNEFSFHKAYIKDFKASKYLVSNGEFLEFVKDGGYSKPEMFTKEGKEWLDFTQAKHPVFWSKVDGKYFLREINRVIALPLNYPVDINVYEAEAFCKFKSAKLGYEVRLPSEDEYYRLYDYVNAGQKDANIGLKQFNQSPVDKYKFDEFYDVRGNVWQWSLTPTYPFDDFKVHPIYDDFTTPTFDDRHALMKGGSFISLGNEILREARYAFRKHFFQHAGFRYVKSDNEYRTKLNDNVYETDDSIAQYCEFHYGEENFGVKNFCVNSVELLKPYLEKNKTNKALDLGCSVGRSTFELAKTFDEVTGIDFSANFINVGVKLMKYDSLTFRVKNEGDISTEKTVSLKDFGLEETQEKVSFMQGDACNLKDIYTGYDLIFCSNLIDRLYYPQKFIDDIPSRVNDNGLLVLLSPYTWLEEYTPKENWLGGYIKDNKEVSTLETLKTELQDFELQETIDVPFVIKETNRKYQHSVSQMSIWKKKA
- a CDS encoding tetratricopeptide repeat protein, which gives rise to MILSSQNSCNIYTSKLCETKRKSKSDKIISKEQNEIHITFCEGDSLETFENDLNELRGNSFLYFFKKRFSTAFISIISVLVIMFALISASIYEDLLKKVIFSLPFDWQINDTVSLSFVLIFFFGLMMMPSLLDAEGNEFKNNLSSWFNKDIRKLKRLKLGFSIYDKKTIINLYNFDLEDEEHWINRLLLKTLINRFYTINLFIRNDQIKSIEKKLEAFDVLNIEVIKTKKQTNKGDISFILSSKEQKLFSLMQLSSTKLLNTQNKSVFISLELFEYCGRNFFEDQKGSKEQLISGFQNFINRSFDDFNFISQEKSQQIYFTKQSNFKDLEDEEKRLSYYLRNHIEDCISYFDNPISLLILYYYVKDIVLDEKRTISILEKFIETIDKKQQYELIEDYWFNIAGEMFDSSSLESFEKTNSSFYRKLSIEALNKLVFLFERNGYYQQAVLICKYLYEINPNKYSVTICSLHERMGQFEKAYDSLPLKLNLGKNSKPSDTEIRYFQRKAWIVVSQRKDELKEEGLKALENLKELIFSHNDDNEPLWLWHYYNIKANYAEWNEDYDLSIENFKKCLAIPTLGAFEYGATFVNMAISYRFKYLTSSTQNFDIIDKSISIGKLGVFLKQSVGDRDEMPIVLHNQALNILSKMLNSNEDEKLYKEVVTITNEAIFILDKTNSIKRLGMLLIENYIAKCFLQEDTSAISIRLKNHLSFLDENETKQLNSLYKEFIKVDKIARLDYLDN
- the rraA gene encoding ribonuclease E activity regulator RraA; this translates as MGFFTADLCDDFSDKTEVLGPDFKSYGGSVKFRGTAITVKLDKNNKDLAVLLKDKDGKGKVVVVDVDKKYYAVVGDNLMKFASDNNYEGIIVNGYVRDTVTTKEFEVGLLAIGTCPKKYIPVQEGKINEPLNIDGVDIKEGDYVYVDPDGIVISKEKLV